The Litchfieldia alkalitelluris genome has a window encoding:
- a CDS encoding putative zinc-binding protein — MKRKNLPIVYSCSGCSSAAQTANMIAIKMDREDIAEMSCIAGVGGDVKPLVKTAKSGRDIIAIDGCPLSCCKSCLSRHDVKLKHHFNLSDFAIPKIQGEDPDISLFQDTYNQILTLIK; from the coding sequence ATGAAGAGAAAGAATCTGCCAATAGTCTATTCATGTTCCGGTTGTTCGTCAGCGGCACAAACTGCCAACATGATTGCAATTAAGATGGACCGAGAAGATATTGCAGAGATGTCATGTATTGCGGGAGTTGGAGGAGATGTGAAACCACTTGTCAAAACAGCCAAGTCCGGAAGGGACATCATTGCTATAGATGGTTGTCCACTATCTTGTTGCAAAAGTTGTTTATCTAGACATGATGTTAAACTGAAGCACCACTTTAATTTATCTGACTTTGCTATACCAAAAATACAAGGTGAAGATCCGGATATTTCCCTCTTTCAAGATACTTATAATCAAATTTTAACTCTTATAAAATAA
- a CDS encoding DUF1002 domain-containing protein has product MNVHFPKGAKMLMKKLLFLFLSLLIISPVSYISADSNEDEAINEKFGLPIVVYGESLSTEQQNKVRQALNITDPNAVREITVTPKDLVYYIDGDPHSNLYSSAKITRKEKGEGLTIVMTTPENITEVTSDMYKNALLTAGIEDALVEVTSPLKVTGHSALVGIYKAYDAEGAGLNKDHTEVANEELELATELAKKEGLSEEAVSELLADIKRQMAEQSPKTKEEIIQIVDEQLAAQGVTLSESDRQLLVDLFDKMRDLNINFDNVKDQLDELSQAIQDKISEAIGDRSFLESVAAFFQQLFEDIRNIFK; this is encoded by the coding sequence ATGAACGTTCATTTTCCTAAAGGAGCAAAAATGCTAATGAAAAAATTACTATTTTTATTTCTCAGCTTATTAATCATTTCACCAGTTTCTTACATATCAGCTGATTCCAATGAAGATGAAGCGATTAACGAAAAGTTCGGTTTGCCAATTGTTGTCTATGGTGAATCATTATCAACAGAGCAGCAAAACAAAGTTAGACAAGCACTAAATATCACAGATCCCAATGCGGTTCGAGAAATCACAGTAACACCAAAGGATCTTGTTTATTACATTGATGGTGACCCCCATTCGAATTTGTATTCTAGCGCGAAAATTACTCGTAAAGAAAAAGGGGAAGGTCTTACAATTGTCATGACAACTCCTGAAAACATTACCGAAGTAACAAGCGATATGTATAAGAACGCATTATTAACAGCAGGAATTGAAGACGCATTAGTCGAAGTTACTTCACCACTAAAAGTAACAGGACACTCGGCTCTTGTTGGGATTTATAAGGCCTATGATGCAGAAGGTGCAGGATTGAATAAAGATCATACAGAGGTTGCAAATGAAGAACTGGAACTTGCAACAGAACTTGCAAAAAAAGAAGGCTTAAGTGAGGAAGCGGTAAGTGAATTACTTGCAGATATTAAGCGACAAATGGCTGAACAATCTCCCAAAACAAAAGAAGAGATTATACAAATTGTTGATGAACAATTAGCTGCACAAGGTGTTACTTTGAGTGAGAGCGATCGACAGTTACTTGTTGATCTTTTTGACAAAATGAGAGATTTAAATATTAATTTTGATAATGTGAAGGATCAATTGGATGAATTATCACAGGCTATTCAGGACAAAATTTCAGAAGCAATAGGAGATCGTTCCTTTTTAGAATCAGTAGCAGCGTTTTTTCAACAATTATTTGAAGATATAAGAAATATTTTCAAGTAA
- a CDS encoding sulfite exporter TauE/SafE family protein — protein MVNFFELSYLEWFFVIISTIFIGFSKTGVSSLGIFVVTILMIVFPAKESVGILLPMLIVADIFAVIYYRRSVVWQYLISLIPWVLIGITAGYFVLNQVNSEQLKPMIGALVLILLILHVCRERLGDTFNKALPNSLWFSICMGILGGFTTMIGNAAGGVMAIYLLMKGLPKQEFVGTGAWFFLFVNLIKVPFYIHLDLITIDSISFNLWLIPTILIGALVGAKVLPLIPQKAFQTLIIVFTMIGAFRLLIA, from the coding sequence GTGGTTAATTTCTTTGAACTTTCTTACTTAGAGTGGTTTTTTGTAATTATAAGTACAATCTTTATTGGCTTTTCAAAAACTGGAGTATCTAGCTTAGGTATTTTCGTTGTCACCATTTTGATGATCGTTTTTCCTGCAAAAGAATCAGTAGGAATACTTTTACCAATGCTCATTGTAGCTGATATATTTGCTGTTATTTATTATCGTAGAAGTGTTGTCTGGCAATATCTGATTTCTTTAATACCATGGGTATTAATTGGAATCACTGCAGGTTATTTTGTGCTTAACCAAGTCAATAGCGAACAGTTAAAACCAATGATAGGAGCCTTAGTATTAATACTATTAATCTTGCACGTATGCCGTGAAAGATTAGGAGATACATTTAATAAGGCGCTACCTAATTCTTTATGGTTTTCCATATGTATGGGGATACTGGGTGGATTTACAACAATGATTGGAAATGCTGCAGGTGGCGTAATGGCCATTTATTTATTAATGAAGGGCTTGCCCAAACAAGAATTTGTAGGTACAGGAGCTTGGTTTTTTCTATTTGTTAATCTAATTAAAGTTCCTTTTTATATTCACCTAGACTTAATTACAATTGATTCGATATCTTTTAATTTATGGTTAATACCAACTATACTAATTGGAGCTTTGGTTGGCGCAAAAGTACTACCTCTTATTCCTCAAAAAGCGTTTCAAACTCTGATTATTGTGTTTACAATGATTGGTGCATTTAGGCTTCTTATTGCTTGA
- a CDS encoding DUF421 domain-containing protein, with protein MSFTTIAIELAIGYLGLFIITKLLGKGTISQLTPFDFIAAILLGELVGSAVFDSDVKVHHLLFGLFIWFILIYCTEIISQKFKSTRKLLEGDPSIVIRQGKIQREALKKAKLDINQLQHLLRTKDSFSIREVEYAILETDGQLSVMKKSRFASPTVSDLKLPLNSVVLPITLIIDGEVLWDNLKVINKDPEWFEGELKAKSINSYKDVLFADYKPNEGLFIDRFEDTN; from the coding sequence ATGAGTTTTACAACGATTGCTATTGAACTGGCGATTGGATATCTTGGTCTTTTTATAATTACAAAATTATTAGGAAAAGGAACAATATCACAATTAACACCTTTTGATTTTATTGCTGCTATCCTGTTAGGAGAATTAGTTGGAAGTGCGGTGTTTGATTCAGATGTTAAGGTCCACCATCTATTATTTGGATTGTTCATTTGGTTTATCTTAATTTATTGTACAGAAATTATTTCGCAAAAATTCAAGAGTACAAGGAAATTGTTAGAAGGGGATCCCTCGATCGTCATTCGACAAGGGAAAATTCAAAGAGAGGCACTAAAGAAAGCTAAGCTTGATATTAATCAACTTCAGCATCTTTTGCGTACTAAAGATTCATTTTCAATCAGAGAAGTGGAGTATGCCATATTAGAAACAGATGGTCAATTAAGTGTAATGAAGAAGTCTCGGTTTGCTTCTCCTACAGTATCAGACTTGAAATTACCGTTAAATTCTGTCGTTCTACCGATAACTTTAATCATTGATGGAGAAGTGCTATGGGATAATTTAAAAGTCATTAATAAAGATCCAGAATGGTTTGAAGGAGAGCTAAAGGCAAAATCGATTAATAGCTATAAAGATGTGTTATTTGCAGACTATAAGCCTAATGAGGGATTGTTTATTGATAGGTTTGAAGATACTAATTAA
- a CDS encoding ATP-binding protein, with the protein MIKDAMEHPATRNMDITQNFKINSFLGVPIFLNNGELFGNLCCFDKNKYSFSDADVQLLQTMSTFFTYVIELENNKNLAEYDFERLYKENQLILDSLSEGVFGLDLVGNITFCNPSTLKLVDYSEKELLGVSPFTTFLRGTAKEHTDMFSTIKDGKSRTQYDEFFLRQNGDQFPVEYTANAIVENENIVGVVVTFKDVTEQKKSEELMLKSEKLNLAGQLAAGISHEIRNPLTAIKGFFQLIKVSDKKDEYFNIIDSELSRIEEISSELLMLAKPQTKTHSERNLVDIIHEVKVLLETQAIMKSIEIKTVFKESYLGIVCDKTKIKQVFINLVKNAIEIMDKGAITIKITTMHGQAIITVEDTGPGIPKERLHRIGEPFYSTKEKGTGLGLLTSYKIIENHKGEITVNSTVGKGTTFTIKLPINQQPSSII; encoded by the coding sequence ATAATAAAGGATGCAATGGAACATCCGGCTACTCGCAATATGGATATTACTCAAAACTTTAAGATTAACAGTTTTCTGGGAGTTCCGATTTTCTTAAATAATGGAGAATTATTTGGGAATCTTTGTTGTTTTGATAAAAATAAATATTCATTCAGTGATGCAGATGTGCAATTGCTTCAAACGATGTCTACTTTTTTTACATATGTGATCGAATTGGAAAACAATAAAAACCTTGCAGAATATGACTTTGAAAGATTATATAAAGAAAATCAATTAATTCTAGACTCACTTTCAGAAGGTGTTTTTGGTTTGGATTTGGTTGGTAACATCACCTTTTGCAATCCATCTACGCTGAAACTTGTTGATTATTCTGAGAAGGAACTATTAGGTGTAAGTCCGTTCACCACATTTCTTAGAGGAACAGCAAAGGAACATACTGATATGTTTTCCACAATCAAAGATGGGAAAAGTAGAACTCAATATGACGAATTTTTTCTGAGGCAAAATGGTGATCAATTTCCTGTTGAATATACTGCAAATGCAATAGTTGAGAATGAGAATATTGTTGGAGTAGTTGTTACGTTTAAGGATGTGACAGAACAAAAAAAATCTGAGGAATTGATGTTAAAATCGGAAAAGTTAAATCTTGCAGGACAATTAGCTGCAGGAATCTCGCATGAAATTCGAAATCCACTAACAGCTATTAAAGGCTTTTTTCAATTGATTAAAGTATCTGATAAGAAAGATGAATATTTTAATATCATCGATAGTGAATTATCGAGAATTGAAGAGATATCAAGTGAATTGTTAATGTTGGCAAAGCCACAGACAAAGACTCACTCTGAAAGAAATTTAGTAGATATTATACATGAAGTCAAAGTGCTTCTAGAAACACAAGCTATTATGAAAAGTATCGAAATAAAAACAGTTTTTAAGGAGTCCTACTTAGGAATTGTTTGCGACAAAACGAAAATCAAACAGGTATTTATTAATTTAGTTAAAAATGCGATCGAAATCATGGATAAAGGTGCAATCACAATAAAAATAACTACAATGCATGGACAAGCAATAATTACTGTAGAAGATACTGGTCCAGGTATTCCAAAGGAACGATTACATAGAATTGGCGAACCTTTTTATTCAACAAAAGAAAAAGGCACAGGCTTAGGGTTATTAACAAGTTATAAAATAATTGAAAACCATAAGGGAGAAATTACTGTCAATAGTACGGTTGGAAAAGGAACAACATTTACAATCAAATTACCAATAAATCAGCAGCCTTCTTCAATCATATAG
- a CDS encoding aldo/keto reductase, with translation MRTMKLGTSTLEVPVISVGCMRIDSLDKPKAESFVQTALELGANFFDHADIYGGGECEKIFADAIHMNDDIREKIILQSKCGIRKGMFDFSKEHILESVDGILKRLNTDYLDILLLHRPDALVEPEEVAEAFDKLESTGKVRHFGVSNQNPMQIQLLQKSVKQPIVANQLQLSITNANMISNGFNVNMENNSAVNRDGSILDFCRLNDITIQPWSPFQYGFFEGVFLGNDKFPELNRSIDLIADKYEVSNTTIAIAWLLRHPANMQPVIGTMNEKRLIDCCKAADIHLTREEWYSIFLAAGNILP, from the coding sequence ATGAGAACAATGAAACTAGGAACCAGCACCTTAGAAGTACCCGTTATATCAGTTGGGTGCATGCGTATTGACTCGCTAGACAAGCCTAAAGCTGAAAGTTTTGTCCAAACTGCTCTTGAATTAGGTGCAAACTTCTTTGACCATGCGGATATTTATGGTGGTGGAGAATGCGAAAAGATATTTGCCGATGCGATACATATGAACGATGATATTCGCGAAAAAATTATTTTACAATCTAAATGTGGAATTCGTAAAGGGATGTTTGATTTTTCTAAAGAACACATTTTAGAATCCGTTGATGGGATTTTAAAAAGATTAAATACAGACTATCTTGATATATTACTTTTACATCGTCCAGATGCGTTGGTTGAGCCGGAAGAAGTAGCTGAAGCTTTCGACAAACTGGAGAGTACAGGAAAAGTGCGTCATTTTGGTGTTTCAAATCAAAATCCAATGCAAATTCAGCTTTTACAAAAGTCTGTGAAGCAGCCAATTGTTGCAAACCAGCTTCAATTAAGCATTACAAATGCAAACATGATATCTAATGGATTTAATGTGAATATGGAAAATAACTCTGCAGTTAATCGTGACGGCAGTATCTTAGATTTCTGTCGATTGAATGATATTACCATTCAACCATGGTCACCTTTTCAGTACGGGTTCTTTGAAGGCGTCTTCCTTGGTAATGACAAATTCCCAGAATTAAATCGATCAATTGATCTAATTGCTGACAAATACGAAGTGAGTAACACAACCATTGCTATTGCTTGGTTATTACGCCATCCCGCAAACATGCAACCAGTCATAGGTACAATGAATGAGAAGAGGCTAATTGATTGCTGTAAGGCAGCAGATATTCACCTTACACGTGAAGAATGGTATAGTATCTTCCTTGCAGCAGGGAATATCCTGCCTTAA
- a CDS encoding LTA synthase family protein → MKTLFGKIRFKNNFMSLFYLAVILLWLKTYVVQLNQFNLGLENAYQHFLLFLNPLGSSLFFLGLALFAKGKRKYIWLIAINIILSMLLFANAVYYRFFSDFLTLPTLTQTQNFGDVSGSITSLLKPNDVLLFLDTMVLLILAVVISKKDTLLQINRKRVNRNLIAAMIIMLINLGLAEIDRPQLLTRTFDRNYIVKYLGMYNYTIYDAVQSTKASAKRAMADSSDITEVINYTRTEYARPNLEYFGAAEGMNVIYIHLESIQNFLIDYKLHGEEVTPFLNSLTEEENTMYFDNFFHQTAQGKTADAEFIIENSLYGLPQGSAFSTKGLNTYQAAPAILGQKGYTSAVFHGNNGTFWNRDEIYKSFGYDAFFDSSYYMMNPEDLADYGLNDKPFFEQSASMLESLPQPFYTKFMTVSHHYPYTMDQEEATIAPHTTGDKSVDNYFQTARYADEALKEFFDYLKTAGLYDNSVIIMYGDHYGISGNHNEAMSKVLNKEITEFESAGLQRVPLFIRVPGIEGGTMHQYAGQIDLLPTLLHLLGVDTKHYVQFGTDLLSEKHDELIPFRNGDFVGPEVTYTGGKYYDSKTGLEIEESEKTMQLKAIVEMKLSFSDRLVEGDLLRFYTPKDFIPVDRSQFNYTKDASESVSNGYDN, encoded by the coding sequence ATGAAGACTTTGTTTGGCAAAATTAGATTTAAAAATAATTTTATGAGCCTTTTCTACTTAGCTGTTATTTTGTTGTGGTTAAAAACATATGTTGTGCAGCTTAATCAGTTTAATTTGGGCTTAGAAAATGCGTATCAACATTTTCTATTGTTTCTCAATCCACTAGGATCTTCTTTATTTTTCCTTGGGTTAGCGTTATTTGCAAAAGGAAAAAGAAAATATATATGGCTTATTGCTATTAATATAATTTTGAGCATGTTGTTGTTTGCAAATGCGGTTTATTACCGTTTCTTTAGTGATTTTCTAACACTACCAACATTAACTCAAACGCAAAATTTTGGCGATGTGAGTGGAAGTATAACATCATTGTTAAAGCCTAATGATGTTTTATTGTTTTTGGATACAATGGTATTACTTATTTTAGCTGTAGTGATTAGTAAAAAAGATACTTTATTACAAATTAATAGAAAAAGGGTAAACAGAAATTTAATTGCAGCGATGATTATTATGTTAATTAACTTAGGGTTAGCAGAAATTGATCGTCCACAGCTATTAACTAGAACCTTTGACCGTAATTATATTGTGAAGTATCTGGGTATGTATAACTACACAATCTATGATGCAGTTCAAAGTACGAAAGCTTCTGCAAAACGTGCAATGGCAGATAGTAGTGATATTACTGAAGTCATTAACTATACTAGAACAGAATATGCACGACCAAATCTAGAATACTTTGGAGCAGCGGAAGGAATGAATGTGATTTATATTCATCTTGAATCCATTCAAAATTTCCTAATTGATTATAAACTTCATGGTGAGGAAGTTACACCGTTTTTAAATTCCTTAACAGAAGAAGAAAATACGATGTACTTTGATAACTTTTTCCATCAAACTGCACAAGGGAAAACAGCAGATGCTGAGTTTATTATAGAAAACTCTTTGTATGGTTTACCACAGGGTTCTGCATTTTCAACAAAGGGGTTAAATACGTATCAAGCGGCTCCTGCGATCTTAGGACAAAAAGGGTACACTTCAGCAGTGTTTCACGGGAATAATGGAACATTCTGGAATCGTGATGAAATTTATAAATCATTTGGGTATGATGCTTTTTTTGATTCAAGTTATTATATGATGAATCCTGAGGACCTCGCAGATTATGGTTTGAACGATAAACCATTTTTTGAACAATCAGCTTCTATGCTTGAATCTTTACCACAGCCATTTTATACAAAATTTATGACCGTTTCACACCATTATCCTTATACAATGGATCAAGAAGAAGCAACTATTGCTCCACATACAACTGGTGATAAGTCTGTAGATAACTATTTTCAGACGGCACGTTATGCGGATGAGGCTTTAAAAGAGTTCTTTGATTATCTTAAGACAGCTGGCTTGTATGATAATTCAGTGATAATTATGTACGGTGATCATTATGGTATTTCAGGAAATCATAATGAAGCTATGTCCAAAGTTTTAAACAAAGAGATTACAGAATTTGAAAGTGCTGGCTTACAACGTGTACCATTATTTATTCGTGTTCCTGGAATAGAGGGAGGCACGATGCATCAATATGCTGGGCAAATTGATTTACTTCCTACACTGTTACATCTGTTAGGCGTAGATACAAAGCATTATGTACAATTTGGGACAGATTTATTATCTGAAAAACATGATGAACTAATTCCTTTTAGGAATGGTGATTTTGTTGGACCTGAAGTAACATATACAGGTGGTAAATACTACGACTCTAAAACTGGTTTAGAAATCGAAGAATCGGAAAAAACTATGCAGTTAAAGGCAATCGTTGAAATGAAGCTAAGCTTCTCAGATCGTCTTGTGGAGGGAGATCTTTTACGTTTTTATACTCCTAAAGATTTTATTCCGGTAGATCGATCACAATTCAATTATACTAAAGATGCATCAGAGTCAGTTTCAAATGGATATGATAATTAA
- a CDS encoding nicotinate phosphoribosyltransferase, translating into MKDQHLSLHTDKYQINMIYAHWKLNRHEQVRVFDAYFRHLPFDNGYAVFAGLERIIHYINNLRFSEDDIAYLRQQPERYDEGFLEELRNFKFSGTIFSVEEGEIVFPNQPIIRVEARIFEAQLIETALLNFMNYQTLIATKASRVIQSSPNDQFFEFGTRRAQEADAAIWGARAAYIVGFAGTSNVESGKRFGIPAIGTHAHSWVMDFDSEIDAFRAYAEVFPDLTVLLVDTYDTLKSGVPNAIKVAKELEEKGHKLKGIRLDSGDLAYLSKKARGMLDEAGLEYVSIIASNDLNEHVIVDLKVQGAKINSWGVGTQLITAADQPSLGGVYKLVARKEDGEYKPVIKISGNPEKVTTPGLKDVYRIVSKQTNKAIGDYIAFTDENVKEASQLKMFHPVHTFMEKTVKDFNAQEVLKPIFKKGIQVYQLPSLEQVRQFHKSQLSLFWEEYQRKLNPEQYPVVLSENVWNVKMELLSKHKLS; encoded by the coding sequence ATGAAAGATCAACATCTTAGCTTACATACAGACAAGTACCAAATTAATATGATTTATGCACATTGGAAACTGAATCGACACGAACAAGTGCGAGTATTTGATGCGTATTTTAGACACCTTCCATTTGACAATGGCTATGCAGTTTTTGCAGGTTTGGAACGAATTATTCATTATATTAATAATCTGCGTTTTTCTGAGGACGATATCGCTTATTTAAGACAACAACCAGAAAGATATGATGAAGGTTTTTTAGAAGAACTAAGAAATTTCAAGTTTTCCGGAACTATTTTCTCTGTTGAGGAAGGTGAAATAGTCTTTCCGAATCAACCAATCATCAGAGTTGAGGCGAGAATTTTTGAGGCTCAATTAATTGAAACGGCACTATTGAATTTTATGAATTACCAAACTCTTATTGCAACCAAAGCCTCAAGAGTGATCCAAAGTTCTCCTAATGACCAATTTTTTGAGTTTGGAACGAGAAGAGCTCAGGAAGCAGATGCGGCAATATGGGGAGCGAGGGCAGCTTATATAGTTGGTTTTGCTGGGACAAGCAATGTGGAATCAGGAAAAAGGTTCGGTATTCCAGCAATCGGAACACATGCTCACTCATGGGTGATGGATTTTGACTCTGAGATTGACGCTTTTAGAGCTTATGCTGAGGTTTTCCCTGATCTAACAGTACTGTTAGTAGATACGTATGACACACTAAAATCCGGGGTTCCTAATGCAATTAAAGTGGCTAAGGAGCTTGAGGAAAAAGGACATAAATTGAAAGGAATTCGGTTAGATAGTGGAGATTTAGCATATCTTTCAAAAAAGGCGAGGGGAATGCTGGATGAGGCGGGGCTTGAGTATGTTTCAATTATAGCTAGTAATGATTTGAATGAACATGTTATTGTTGATTTAAAAGTGCAGGGCGCTAAGATTAATTCATGGGGAGTTGGAACACAGTTAATTACAGCCGCCGATCAGCCATCATTAGGTGGAGTTTACAAGCTTGTGGCTCGGAAAGAAGATGGAGAATATAAACCAGTTATCAAAATTTCAGGTAATCCAGAAAAAGTAACCACTCCTGGATTGAAAGATGTGTACAGAATTGTAAGTAAACAGACAAATAAGGCAATTGGTGATTATATTGCATTCACCGATGAAAATGTTAAAGAAGCATCACAATTAAAGATGTTTCATCCAGTCCATACTTTTATGGAAAAGACAGTAAAAGATTTCAATGCACAAGAGGTTTTAAAGCCTATTTTCAAGAAAGGAATTCAAGTATATCAATTACCTTCCCTTGAACAAGTTAGACAATTCCACAAATCTCAGCTCTCATTATTCTGGGAAGAATATCAACGGAAACTCAACCCTGAACAATATCCAGTCGTGTTAAGCGAAAATGTTTGGAATGTGAAGATGGAGCTGCTCTCAAAGCATAAATTAAGTTAA
- a CDS encoding FMN-dependent NADH-azoreductase produces the protein MARVLYITAHPHDDTQSYSMAVGKAFITKYKEVNPSDEIVEIDLYKENIPQIDVDVFNGWGKLQTGKGFDELSSEEKAKVGRLTELCEQFINGDKYIFVTPLWNFSFPPVMKAYIDAVSVAGKTFKYTETGPVGLLTEKKALHIQARGGIYSEGPAAAMEMGHRYLNILMQFYGVPSFEGLFVEGHAAMPDKAQEIKENAIARAKDLAQTF, from the coding sequence ATGGCGAGAGTACTTTATATTACAGCTCATCCTCATGATGATACTCAATCTTATAGTATGGCAGTGGGGAAAGCATTTATTACGAAATATAAAGAAGTGAATCCAAGCGACGAGATTGTGGAAATAGATTTGTACAAAGAGAATATCCCGCAAATCGATGTAGATGTTTTTAATGGGTGGGGGAAACTTCAAACGGGAAAAGGTTTCGATGAACTTTCATCAGAAGAAAAAGCAAAGGTAGGTCGTTTAACAGAGCTTTGTGAGCAATTTATCAATGGCGATAAATACATTTTCGTCACACCTTTATGGAATTTTTCATTTCCCCCAGTAATGAAGGCATACATTGATGCGGTTTCAGTCGCAGGGAAAACTTTTAAATATACTGAAACTGGACCAGTTGGGTTGTTAACTGAGAAAAAAGCATTACATATTCAAGCCCGTGGAGGAATCTATTCGGAGGGACCTGCAGCAGCAATGGAAATGGGACATCGTTATTTAAATATTTTAATGCAATTTTATGGTGTCCCTTCATTTGAAGGATTGTTTGTTGAGGGACATGCAGCGATGCCAGATAAAGCCCAAGAAATTAAGGAAAATGCAATAGCGAGAGCGAAGGATCTAGCACAGACATTTTAG
- a CDS encoding iron-containing alcohol dehydrogenase, with protein sequence MQNFIFDNKTRIIFGKDYEQVVGQESVVFGKKLLLHYGGGSIKNSGLYDTVVNSLQEHGIEIYELGGVKPNPRVSLVREGVSLCKEHNIDFILAVGGGSVIDSAKAIAAGATYDGDVWDFFTGKSEVSTSLPIGVVLTIPAAGSESSAGTVITNEDGLYKRATGHLSLRPQFAILNPVLSYTLPAYQTACGITDMMAHILERYFTTEKNVELTDRLCEATLRTIISNAHTVLNEPTNYNARAEIMWSGTIAHNDLLNTGRIGDWASHDIEHEISGIYDIAHGAGLAIIFPAWMKYVYKHDINRFAQFANRVWDVEIDLNDLEKTALAGIKKMEQFFSSIGMPITLTEVEIGDEHFAEMAKKATERGTLGNFIKLQESDVYQIYQLAR encoded by the coding sequence GTGCAAAATTTTATTTTTGATAATAAGACGAGAATTATATTTGGTAAGGATTATGAACAGGTAGTCGGACAAGAGTCTGTTGTTTTTGGGAAAAAGCTTCTTTTACATTATGGTGGCGGAAGTATTAAGAATAGTGGGCTTTATGATACAGTAGTAAATTCCCTACAAGAACATGGAATAGAAATTTATGAGTTAGGTGGAGTAAAACCCAATCCTCGTGTGAGTCTTGTTAGAGAAGGGGTTTCACTTTGCAAGGAACATAACATCGACTTTATTTTGGCTGTAGGTGGCGGTAGTGTAATCGACTCAGCAAAGGCGATTGCTGCTGGAGCTACATATGATGGGGATGTATGGGACTTCTTTACAGGAAAAAGCGAAGTTTCAACCAGTTTGCCGATTGGTGTTGTCTTAACGATCCCTGCAGCGGGTAGCGAATCTAGTGCTGGAACAGTTATTACAAACGAGGACGGTTTATACAAGAGGGCAACAGGACATTTGTCCTTGAGACCTCAGTTCGCCATTTTAAATCCGGTTCTTTCTTACACATTACCAGCTTATCAAACAGCTTGTGGAATTACTGATATGATGGCACATATTTTGGAAAGATATTTCACAACTGAAAAAAATGTGGAATTGACAGATCGTTTATGTGAGGCAACATTAAGAACCATCATTAGTAATGCACATACAGTGTTAAACGAGCCAACAAATTATAATGCTAGAGCAGAGATTATGTGGTCCGGAACGATTGCTCATAATGATCTTTTAAATACTGGTAGAATTGGTGATTGGGCTAGTCATGATATTGAACATGAAATAAGCGGAATTTATGATATTGCACATGGTGCTGGTTTAGCGATTATTTTCCCAGCATGGATGAAGTATGTGTATAAACACGATATCAACCGCTTTGCCCAATTTGCTAACCGTGTATGGGATGTAGAAATAGATCTAAATGATCTTGAAAAAACGGCTCTAGCTGGTATTAAGAAAATGGAACAATTCTTTAGTTCGATTGGTATGCCAATTACTTTAACAGAAGTTGAAATTGGTGATGAACACTTTGCAGAAATGGCTAAAAAGGCAACAGAAAGAGGAACTCTAGGTAATTTTATTAAGTTGCAAGAGTCTGATGTTTATCAAATCTACCAATTAGCAAGATAA